In Nostoc sp. CENA543, a single genomic region encodes these proteins:
- the ureG gene encoding urease accessory protein UreG, producing the protein MNTFRVGVAGPVGSGKTALVDAMCKALRDRYQIAVVTNDIYTQEDAQFLVRSQALASDRILGVETGGCPHTAIREDASMNLAAIEQLEQRFKQLDLVFLESGGDNLAATFSPELVDLTIYVIDVAAGDKIPRKGGPGITKSDLLVINKTDLAPYVGADLSVMERDAKKMRGDKPFIFTNLKTQQGLKEVIEFVCSHC; encoded by the coding sequence ATGAATACATTTCGAGTAGGGGTAGCAGGGCCAGTTGGTTCAGGGAAAACAGCTTTAGTGGATGCAATGTGTAAAGCACTGCGCGATCGCTATCAAATTGCTGTAGTGACAAATGATATTTATACTCAAGAAGATGCTCAGTTTTTGGTACGTTCTCAAGCCTTAGCTAGCGATCGCATTTTGGGAGTAGAAACCGGAGGTTGTCCCCACACTGCCATTCGGGAAGATGCTTCTATGAATTTAGCAGCCATTGAACAACTAGAACAGCGTTTTAAGCAATTAGATTTAGTCTTTTTAGAAAGCGGTGGTGATAATTTAGCCGCTACCTTCAGTCCTGAATTAGTAGATCTCACAATTTACGTGATTGATGTCGCCGCCGGTGATAAAATCCCCCGCAAAGGCGGCCCCGGTATTACAAAATCCGATTTACTAGTAATTAACAAAACCGACCTCGCACCCTACGTAGGCGCAGACTTAAGCGTCATGGAACGAGACGCGAAAAAAATGCGTGGTGATAAACCCTTTATTTTCACCAACCTAAAAACCCAACAAGGACTCAAGGAAGTTATCGAATTTGTCTGTAGTCATTGTTAA
- a CDS encoding urease accessory protein UreF: protein MDTITLTHSHLLHLLQIASSALPVGAYSYSEGLETLVENGTITDQESLQHWLEAELRYGAIRLETAMIVRIYEAVNQGDLEKLRYWNLWLSAARETQELRNSSWQMGRSLLQLLVKLQPQISDLAHAVGNPCNYAIAFALAATHWQIDPQAALLAYLHSWATNLITAGIKIIPLGQTAGQEILLNLQPLVSVATMEIMDLEDDDLSCCSWGLSLASMQHETQYTRLFRS, encoded by the coding sequence ATGGACACCATCACTCTCACTCATAGTCATTTGTTACACCTATTGCAAATAGCGAGTTCTGCTTTGCCGGTGGGAGCATACAGCTACTCCGAAGGATTAGAAACTCTAGTAGAAAATGGCACAATTACTGATCAAGAAAGTCTACAGCATTGGTTAGAAGCCGAACTGCGTTATGGGGCGATTCGTCTAGAAACAGCAATGATTGTGAGAATATATGAGGCTGTAAATCAAGGGGATTTAGAGAAATTACGCTATTGGAATTTATGGTTATCGGCGGCGCGAGAAACCCAGGAATTACGTAATTCTAGCTGGCAAATGGGGCGATCGCTTCTACAATTACTGGTGAAACTACAACCGCAAATATCTGATTTAGCTCATGCTGTGGGTAATCCTTGTAATTATGCGATCGCTTTTGCTCTAGCGGCTACCCATTGGCAAATTGATCCACAAGCCGCTTTATTAGCATATCTGCATAGCTGGGCAACTAATTTAATTACGGCTGGAATTAAAATCATTCCCCTCGGTCAAACAGCCGGACAAGAAATATTACTCAATTTACAACCATTAGTCAGTGTTGCCACAATGGAAATAATGGATTTAGAAGATGATGATTTGAGTTGTTGTAGTTGGGGTTTATCTTTAGCTAGTATGCAGCATGAAACACAATACACAAGGCTGTTTAGAAGTTGA
- the ureE gene encoding urease accessory protein UreE, with the protein MLTLTQRKPPNPEIKVALTLQLTAEERTRSRHRFETEDGQVVFLRLPRGTVLWDGDILQDETNGSLMRIAAKPEPVFTVVAATPLLLMRAAYHLGNRHVPVEITPNYLRLSPDPVLRTLLAQMGLEITEEIVPFQPELGAYGHHHSHS; encoded by the coding sequence ATGCTGACGTTGACGCAACGTAAACCACCAAACCCAGAAATAAAGGTCGCGTTGACCTTGCAACTCACCGCCGAAGAACGCACTCGCAGCCGTCACCGTTTTGAAACAGAAGATGGTCAGGTAGTATTTCTGCGCTTACCTAGAGGGACGGTGTTGTGGGATGGAGATATTTTGCAAGATGAAACTAATGGTAGTCTGATGAGAATAGCCGCTAAACCAGAACCAGTGTTTACGGTCGTCGCTGCTACTCCACTTTTATTAATGCGGGCAGCTTACCATTTAGGGAATCGTCACGTACCTGTAGAAATTACCCCCAACTATTTACGCCTATCTCCAGACCCCGTTTTACGTACCCTGTTAGCACAGATGGGGCTAGAAATTACGGAAGAAATTGTCCCATTTCAACCAGAATTAGGTGCTTATGGACACCATCACTCTCACTCATAG
- a CDS encoding 4Fe-4S single cluster domain-containing protein → METKLTNPSIHSEIPSGYLNIMGYIDESEVNGPGCRAVVWVQGCPRECPGCFNPDSWTFEINQLVSVDSLVEQILSKPKNTGVTFSGGEPFWQASALAELARKLKAAGLNVMSFTGFTLKELQSPSAPPGSQELLAQLDILIDGPFVQNLAINSPDSPVSSRNQKVHVLNPAFADKITWASDQIEVHILKDGNRIVTGYQGWLEWT, encoded by the coding sequence ATGGAAACTAAGCTAACCAACCCATCCATTCATTCAGAAATTCCCTCCGGCTATCTCAACATCATGGGCTACATTGATGAATCAGAAGTGAATGGCCCTGGTTGTCGTGCAGTTGTTTGGGTACAAGGGTGTCCTCGTGAATGTCCCGGCTGTTTTAATCCCGATTCCTGGACATTTGAAATTAATCAACTAGTCAGTGTTGATAGTTTAGTCGAGCAAATTTTAAGCAAACCCAAAAATACAGGCGTAACATTCTCTGGTGGAGAACCCTTTTGGCAGGCATCCGCTTTGGCTGAGTTAGCACGTAAACTCAAAGCTGCGGGTCTTAATGTCATGTCCTTTACAGGCTTTACTCTCAAGGAACTACAATCACCCTCCGCGCCTCCAGGTTCTCAAGAACTCTTAGCACAACTAGATATTTTAATAGATGGGCCGTTTGTCCAAAATTTAGCCATTAATTCGCCAGATTCCCCCGTTTCTTCCCGTAATCAAAAAGTTCACGTCCTCAACCCTGCCTTTGCTGACAAAATTACTTGGGCTAGTGACCAAATCGAAGTCCACATCCTCAAAGATGGGAATCGCATTGTCACCGGTTATCAAGGTTGGTTGGAATGGACTTAA
- a CDS encoding radical SAM protein, with protein sequence MNAIESAQNSHRSFVYGPVKSWRFGQSLGIDPIGEVSTCSFNCIYCQLGQMEVQTLQRQIFVPTSSIAEELRSLASYEQIDVVTISGSGEPTLALNLEEILAIAKQLTRLPTIVLTNSTLLGDRMVRQALRFADIVAVKLDAISSHQWQRINRPVETINLPDILAGIVKLRREYSGTLAIQTMVLSPWTTEMLEDYIQLLQRLRPDEIHLNVPSRPRALVRQLDARGNNAVKSGCGDFRQLPCVSADVLSILADAIQTTTKIPVRCVPIALS encoded by the coding sequence ATGAACGCCATAGAGTCTGCACAAAATTCCCATCGTTCCTTTGTCTACGGGCCTGTCAAATCTTGGCGATTTGGTCAGTCGCTAGGTATTGATCCTATTGGGGAAGTATCAACTTGTTCATTTAATTGCATCTATTGTCAATTAGGACAGATGGAAGTCCAGACTCTGCAACGCCAAATTTTTGTTCCTACAAGCAGCATCGCGGAGGAATTGCGATCGCTTGCATCCTATGAGCAAATCGATGTAGTGACAATTAGTGGTAGTGGCGAACCAACTTTAGCCTTAAATTTAGAGGAAATTTTAGCGATCGCCAAACAGTTAACCCGCTTACCCACGATAGTATTAACTAACAGTACACTTTTAGGCGATCGCATGGTACGCCAAGCCTTGCGATTTGCTGATATCGTCGCCGTGAAACTAGATGCAATTTCGTCACATCAATGGCAGCGTATTAATCGACCTGTAGAGACAATAAATCTACCTGATATTTTGGCAGGTATTGTCAAATTGCGGCGGGAATATTCAGGAACCCTCGCTATCCAAACAATGGTTTTGTCTCCCTGGACAACAGAAATGCTAGAAGATTACATCCAACTGTTACAGCGTCTTCGTCCTGATGAAATTCATCTCAATGTTCCATCTCGACCCCGCGCTTTAGTGCGTCAGTTGGATGCTAGGGGGAATAATGCAGTTAAATCCGGCTGTGGTGATTTTCGCCAACTCCCATGTGTTAGTGCTGATGTCCTCAGTATTTTAGCTGATGCCATCCAGACTACAACTAAAATTCCTGTGCGTTGCGTCCCGATAGCTTTGTCATAG